One genomic window of Metopolophium dirhodum isolate CAU chromosome 4, ASM1992520v1, whole genome shotgun sequence includes the following:
- the LOC132943872 gene encoding protein dopey-1 homolog isoform X3 — protein sequence MGTIATEEFDLMKDSKYRMYVNAVDKALKSFEYTSEWADLISALGKLNKVLLSYTRYPVIPRGIKISKRLAQCMHHALPSGVHLKALETYDIIFKCMGTNRLSQDLFIYSAGLFPVMGYAAMNVRPDLLNIYENHFVPLGERLIPGLNGFLSGVLLGLEEGSDFFDRTNRLLDNVCAGVGAPIFFSHLWECLANNLAVRLPAILYILSRFDRKLLIENQSHIMGTNVDTMVTAICACVQDSMVLVQRSGLDLLQVGFPMHSTQLSKSDMIRLITASLVTILRRDMSLNRRLYAWLLGNEVNLTLLSSDHPLVKLRKARELTTVKYFEIYSRDLLVQAIKIKLHEATGCKPHDLRPYRLLVSLLDKTEIGPVILDDILYEVFRLLYLCCQKDNKIDKSSELIKSANLLFSSLEPKYLWEYTGIMFSNACQSLTRIDPCEETSSVVKSVGSGDLSLVEICSLTDFLLDAISFETFTETPSEHLLELFIHIASTLTDNCDMLTSDQASTSLMLFLKILSKVQPTLIPQTDLGYSSLDQTTELPKKATEPGKIVQLNVDTPKISGVKRAQSPKLRTISDTSSVQSDSTIVADNPSIDLHSDTTSGVFDGDSLNSAILMQNCNQKEQQSIYKSCIKQYEKFFVTFVYGVRANIGETKGLTVLMDALKVKSPQATAEDRARNLEELLKTVLNLQKQTFDENYEYEGTDEISPMTILNNKRSAGLEWTKPVMLACRVLVDISTFQAIPLSDSMASLVSSIDIKDLNNDVLPEWLKLIIVCCCWLGNTAPSLQLVTIGTLVDIVALCRSSQLHSKSNESRNGVVSLVLLPLLKPFQLYYIEYHTNVFHVIAHWLWFHLANPLYQVRCVELLYLLQSSLHSSDIVENCIGEELTSRKASEFHKLNAFRKFSLLWHVGRELAANSQNVGDMFYKSMLKTLDNLELGERNAIKVEAEGWLLHSLLRGDISRLIDPLILLLLDPCTSRLSVLHAKVSPTQNNDAHDYSETSLNDPSAKIYAISSVDGNVMYHVADKCKQAPKIAPSRSKRVFAITTLAEQDSSNLFSRYVTVKKCQMMTRYEPSLAEMSESHHKNMSLLQNISVFVNPFSVDPNVTNNNEFDEDYSEEKKESSQYSMDMLNKIKRFKSNVQNTVRRSPKRKPESKHIQKSVQRTGSYSSLDSIKTNPVMNSTTMMSSIDLLHLSSISDTIFARVTDGETYRNNIRTSASATDMNGHFTENETDLVRSYSFCGNEQIKIDTDESTPADEYFDPSKSEETSVVREVLNSVLDAVVDETLVPLNDEEDDDDLTEVSESIKEDISMAPPEYNMDGNVRNIHSHLLLYCGVYDVQRTLYAFCTLTNMLKTNARALLCAAATTSVPVKSQILKLLSRHRKSMFGRGFHGEIDMTGIPYNRGSSMYLELLISICLYYIRSYYPNLGQSKITQEDIAGNRQVQMSSVELLSLICWELSGIVRDSGRGLACYLAELLARCKAQKVALHCLLSSVLENSGPECKATSFTAEILSFNNHDPTDQGSVEGRMNRESEAFQALLLRLLLSLIILEHEVDNSRHRGNNVVNDSYADLAADNVEGTDVRYLSGRPIPLQPMFVTALVAALHPSARMRHSHINWTSLVTSSLPYLGPALVNVVSVTVRQLCANIETLAEVYADNTKNVNLRLPADYAITQLEALTVLCHFCLLDTGQPFNHPLDHNSTANSNTPAQLFNNLVHVFIPSPLLALQDQSSNDETEPQLGARRSLLAILPRIVASVSLLWKALCTGKQSENNVAGCPRLVKGQLLDLLSPIAEHHGNSFLTAFSIVWKERRSRASVLSSTIVPEATEMQQVLVQLLSSIKSMPLDSLIQTIHQVVKQPSLSQAGQQDTQISIEVSVLELFVHYVQLAPGHYLAETWQSLLGLLKEGITLSPPSQFMLLSVLSQFVHRAPAPLADRKDQKDLQDITAKMVESCSQIAGACLEQSSWLRRNVSVREDELSAANSITEKDIEKVGSGSGSNAQYSIPAQNVLAQLLAPLLDITFGNQEKERVCTILTMIMYNVTPYLKNHTNKNMPSFHACSQILASISTYQYTRKAWKKDAMELLLDPTLFQMDDRSIQYWKIIIDNLMSQDTTTFRDFMGRINMNQANTLNLFSNREQECEQRAQLLKRLAFVLLCSEKDQFHKHVPEIQERLVDTLRMPQSGPGIHAQVFLCFRVLLLRMSGHHITSMWPIIVSEMVQVMIHIEHNLSADSEEFSSEEINMADTTLKSNSSSRRRKKWNHRNKYTLQPEKQSSSNSRKSTVIENSHIRLLSGLDWTWVVNSNNGLNASSNPQWLQLQLAAVKLLSVAIQLPADILPQFQMYKWAFVGRPELSQNEQNPVEFVPHVLRIAKIMDSKYGSPIEAYPDTLLPTGSTARSLQDLHPFFSALSTGEPHPSLDSSISQLEQELELDFLEPIPSR from the exons ATGGGGACAATAGCCACCGAAGAGTTTGATCTCATGAAGGATTCAAAATATCGAAT gtaTGTTAATGCTGTTGATAAAGCATTGAAGAGTTTTGAATACACTAGTGAATGGGCAGATTTAATATCTGCCTTAGGAAAATTAAATAag gtgCTACTAAGTTATACAAGATATCCTGTAATACCACGAGGCATAAAAATTAGTAAACGTCTAGCACAATGTATGCACCATGCTCTTCCTTCTGGTGTTCACTTGAAAGCTCTTGAAACATATGACATTATATTCAAATGTATGGGAACTAATCGTTTAAGCCAAGACCTCTTTATTTATAGTGCag GTTTATTTCCTGTAATGGGTTATGCTGCTATGAATGTTAGACCGGAtctcttaaatatttatgaaaatcatTTTGTACCCTTGGGAGAGAGATTAATACCAGGGTTAAATGGTTTTCTAAGCGGAGTATTACTTGGCTTGGAAGAAGGTTCTGATTTTTTTGACAG gaCAAATCGTTTATTAGACAATGTATGTGCTGGTGTTGGTGCTCCAATATTTTTTAGTCACCTATGGGAATGCTTAGCTAATAATTTAGCAGTTCGACTTCCTGCTATTTTGTATATACTGTCTCGGTTTGAtcgaaaattattaatagaaaatCAGAGTCATATAATGGGTACTAACGTTGATACAATGGTTACTGCCATATGTGCGTGTGTACAAGATTCTATGGTTTTGGTTCAAAGAAGTGGTTTAGATTTATTACAAGTTGGATTCCCAATGCATAGCACACAACTATCCAAAAGCGATATGATTCGTCTTATTACAGCATCTTTAGTAACTATACTCCGTAGAGATATGTCATTgaatag gcgTTTGTATGCTTGGCTCCTTGGTAAtgaagttaatttaactttattaagTTCAGACCATCCTTTAGTAAAATTAAGAAAAGCAAGAGAATTaactacagtaaaatattttgaaatatattccAGAGACTTACTTGTACag gctataaaaattaaacttcatGAAGCAACTGGTTGTAAGCCACATGACTTACGCCCATATAGACTTCTTGTGTCTTTATTAGATAAAACTGAAATTGGTCCTGTAATTCTAGATGATATTTTGTATGAAGTTTTTAGACTTCTTTATTTATGTTGTCAAAAAGACAACAAAATTGATAAATCATCTGAATTGATAAAATcagcaaatttattatttagttcctTGGAGCCTAAATATTTATGGGAATATACaggtattatgttttcaaatgcGTGTCAATCACTAACCAGGATAGATCCATGCGAAGAAACATCTAGCGTTGTTAAATCTGTTGGTAGTGGTGACTTAAGCCTTGTTGAAATATGCTCTCTGACAGATTTCCTATTGGATGCTATATCATTTGAAACTTTTACTGAAACTCCTAGTGAACATTTACTTGAATTATTCATCCACATTGCAAGTACATTAACAGATAATTGTGATATGTTGACTTCAGATCAAGCAAGCACATCTTTAATGTTGTTCTTAAAAATACTGTCTAAAGTTCAACCAACATTAATACCACAGACAGATTTAGGATATAGCTCATTGGATCAAACTACTGAGCTGCCAAAAAAAGCCACTGAGCCCGGAAAAATTGTCCAATTAAATGTGGATACGCCTAAAATAAGTGGTGTGAAAAGAGCTCAGTCCCCAAAACTCAGAACTATATCTGACACTTCAAGTGTTCAATCTGATTCAACAATTGTAGCAGATAACCCGTCAATTGATTTACATTCAGATACAACTAGTGGAGTATTTGATGGCGATTCTTTGAATTCTGCTATTTTGATGCAAAATTGCAACCAAAAAGAACAACAAAGCATTtataaatcttgtattaaacAATATGAAAAATTTTTTGTAACCTTTGTTTATGGTGTACGAGCAAACATTGGTGAAACCAAAGGATTAACAGTTTTGATGGATGCCTTAAAAGTAAAATCACCGCAAGCAACTGCTGAGGATCGAGCAAGAAATTTAGAAGAACTTTTAAAAACTGTGcttaatttacaaaaacaaacatttgatgaaaattatgaatatgaaGGTACTGATGAAATATCCCCTATGACTATCCTCAATAATAAACGCAGTGCTGGGCTTGAGTGGACAAAACCTGTTATGTTAGCTTGTAGAGTATTAGTAGACATATCAACATTTCAAGCAATTCCATTGTCTGATTCAATGGCATCATTAGTATCATCAATTGatataaaagatttaaataatGATGTTCTACCAGAATGGTTAAagttaattattgtatgttgTTGTTGGTTGGGAAATACTGCCCCTTCTCTACAACTTGTTACTATTGGAACTTTAGTGGATATAGTTGCACTCTGTCGAAGCTCACAATTGCATAGCAAATCTAACGAATCAAGAAATGGTGTTGTGTCACTAGTCCTGTTACCACTATTGAAAccttttcaattatattatattgaataccaTACAAATGTTTTTCAT gttattgCACATTGGCTTTGGTTTCATTTGGCTAATCCATTATATCAAGTGCGCTGTGTTGAACTACTTTATTTATTGCAGAGCTCTTTGCATTCAAGTGATATTGTAGAAAATTGTATTG GAGAAGAATTAACATCAAGAAAAGCATCtgaatttcataaattaaatgctTTCAGAAAATTTTCACTCTTATGGCATGTAGGCCGAGAACTTGCCGCAAATTCTCAAAATGTTGGAGACATGTTTTACAA gtCAATGTTGAAAACATTAGATAATTTAGAACTTGGAGAAAGAAATGCAATAAAAGTAGAAGCAGAAGGATGGCTTCTACACTCTTTATTAAGAGGTGATATTAGCAGATTAATAGATCCTCTTATACTATTACTACTTGATCCATGTACATCAAGATTAAGTGTTCTCCATGCCAAAGTTAGTCCGACACAAAATAATGACGCACATGATTATTCTGAAACTTCTTTAAATGATCCATCTGCCAAAATTTATGCTATTAGTTCAGTTGATGGAAATGTAATGTATCATGTAGCAGATAAGTGTAAGCAAGCACCAAAAATTGCCCCTAGCCGCAGTAAACGTGTGTTTGCTATTACAACATTAGCTGAACAAGATTCTTCAAACCTTTTTAGCCGTTATGTTActgtaaaaaaatgtcaaatgatGACTCGATATGAACCATCTTTAGCAGAAATGTCTGAATCTCATCATAAAAACATGTCTTTACTCcaaaatatttctgtttttgtcAATCCATTTTCTGTTGATCCTAACGTTACTAACAATAATGAATTTGATGAAGATTATTCTGAAGAAAAGAAAGAAAGTTCTCAATACTCCATGGAtatgttgaataaaattaaacgaTTTAAATCAAATGTACAAAACACGGTACGTCGTTCTCCTAAGAGAAAACCAGAAAGTAAACATATTCAAAAATCTGTACAAAGAACTGGATCCTATTCATCCCTTGATTCTATAAAAACTAACCCAGTTATGAATTCTACAACAATGATGTCATCAATTGATTTGTTACACTTATCATCCATATCAGACACAATATTTGCTCGAGTTACTGATGGCGAGACATACCGTAACAATATACGAACATCTGCTTCTGCAACTGATATGAATGGCCATTTTACAGAAAATGAGACTGATTTAGTTCGGAGCTATTCATTTTGTGGAAATGAACAAATCAAAATTGATACAGATGAGTCAACACCTGCTGATGAATATTTCGACCCTTCGAAGTCTGAAGAAACGTCTGTTGTACGAGAAGTTCTTAATAGTGTGCTAGATGCTGTAGTAGATGAAACACTTGTGCCTTTAAATGATGAagaagatgatgatgatttgACTGAAGTATCTGAATCAATCAAAGAAGATATTTCTATGGCTCCACCTGAGTATAACATGGATGGTAATGTAAGAAATATACACTCTCATCTTCTGTTATATTGTGGAGTTTATGATGTCCAACGAACATTGTATGCTTTCTGTACATTAACAAACATGTTAAAAACAAATGCCCGTGCACTTTTATGCGCTGCTGCTACTACTTCTGTTCCTGTAAAATCTCAGATACTAAAGTTACTTTCTAGACACAGAAAATCAATGTTTGGTAGAGGATTTCATGGAGAAATTGATATGACTGGAATACCATATAATCGAGGCAGTAGCATGTATTTAGAATTACTCATATCCATTTGTCTTTATTATATCCGAAGTTACTATCCCAATTTAGGACAATCTAAAATCACACAAGAGGATATTGCTGGTAATCGTCAAGTACAAATGTCCAGTGTAGAACTGCTAAGTCTTATTTGTTGGGAATTAAGCGGTATCGTAAGAGATAGTGGACGAGGTTTAGCATGTTATTTAGCTGAATTACTTGCGAGATGTAAAGCACAAAAAGTTGCATTGCACTGTTTGTTAAGTAGTGTACTTGAAAATTCTGGTCCTGAATGTAAAGCTACCAGTTTCACTGCAGAAATATTGTCTTTTAATAATCATGATCCTACAGATCAGGGATCTGTTGAAGGTAGAATGAATCGTGAATCTGAAGCATTCCAAGCTCTATTATTAAGACTATTGCTATCACTAATCATATTAGAACATGAAGTTGATAATAGCCGTCATCGTGGTAACAATGTGGTAAATGATTCCTATGCAGATTTAGCTGCTGATAACGTAGAAGGCACTGACGTTCGTTACTTATCCGGCAGACCAATTCCTTTGCAACCAATGTTTGTTACTGCCTTAGTTGCAGCCTTACATCCATCTGCTCGAATGAGACATTCCCATATTAACTGGACATCACTTGTAACATCTTCATTACCATATCTTGGACCAGCCTTGGTGAATGTTGTCTCTGTGACTGTACGACAACTATGTGCAAATATTGAAACATTAGCAGAAGTTTATGCTGATAacacaaaaaatgttaatttgag ATTACCAGCAGATTATGCAATAACACAATTGGAAGCTCTTACTGTCCTATGTCATTTTTGCCTTCTTGATACTGGTCAACCATTTAACCATCCTTTAGATCATAATTCTACGGCAAATTCAAATACTCCAGCTCAGCTATTCAATAATCTTGTTCATGTCTTTATTCCATCTCCTCTTTTAGCT CTCCAAGATCAATCATCTAATGATGAAACTGAACCTCAGTTAGGAGCAAGAAGATCTTTATTGGCAATTTTGCCAAGAATTGTAGCAAGTGTTTCATTATTATGGAAAGCACTTTGTACTGGAAAACAAAG tgaAAATAATGTGGCTGGATGTCCAAGGTTAGTTAAAGGCCAACTTTTAGATTTATTAAGTCCAATAGCAGAACATCATGGCAATAGCTTTCTAACCGCGTTTTCAATTGTATGGAAAGAGAGACGATCGCGCGCATCTGTATTATCATCAACT ATTGTACCTGAAGCTACAGAAATGCAACAAGttttagtacaattattaagttCCATAAAGTCAATGCCATTGGATTCATTAATACAAACTATTCACCAAGTTGTCAAACAACCATCATTAAGTcaa GCTGGCCAACAAGATACACAAATTAGTATTGAAGTGAGCGTATTGGAATTATTTGTTCATTACGTCCAGCTCGCTCCTGGTCATTACTTAGCAGAAACATGGCAATCACTTCTTGGATTACTCAAAGAAGGAATAACATTATCACCTCCTTCACAGTTTATGTTATTATCAGTATTAAGTCAGTTTGTACATAGAGCTCCTGCACCATTAGCTGATCGTAAAGATCAAAAAGATCTCCAAGATATTACAGCTaag ATGGTTGAAAGCTGTTCTCAAATAGCTGGAGCTTGTTTGGAACAGAGTTCATGGCTAAGAAGAAATGTGTCTGTAAGAGAAGATGAATTATCTGCAGCTAATTCTATTACCGAAAAAGATATAGAAAAgg ttggaAGTGGCAGTGGAAGCAATGCTCAGTACAGTATACCAGCCCAAAATGTGCTAGCCCAACTTCTTGCACCCTTGTTAGATATAACATTTGGTAATCAAGAAAAAGAAAGAGTATGTACAATACTCACAATGATCATGTATAATGTAACGCCTTATTTGAAAAACCATAC taataaaaatatgccAAGTTTTCATGCGTGTTCTCAAATCTTGGCCAGCATCAGTACGTATCAATATACACGAAAGGCTTGGAAGAAAGATGCAATGGAACTTTTACTTGATCCAACGCTATTCCAAATGGACGATCGCAGTATTCAATAttggaaaattataattgataatttaatgtcTCAAGACACAACAACTTTTAGAGATTTTatgg gtcGAATTAATATGAACCAAGCAAAcaccttaaatttattttcaaatagagAACAAGAATGCGAGCAAAGAGCCCAATTATTAAAAAGACTtgcatttgttttattatgtagTGAGAAAGACCAGTTTCATAAACACGTTCCTGAAATTCaag aaAGACTAGTTGACACTCTTCGTATGCCTCAATCAGGACCCGGTATTCACGCGCAAGTGTTCCTATGCTTCAGGGTTTTACTTTTACGTATGTCTGGTCATCACATAACTTCTATGTGGCCAATTATAGTTAGTGAAATGGTTCAAGTTATGATTCATATTGAACATAATTTAAGTGCAGATTCAGAAGAATTCAG TAGTGAAGAAATTAATATGGCTGATACCACTCTTAAATCAAATTCATCTTCAAGACGAAGAAAAAAATGGAATCACCGAAACAAGTATACCTTGCAACCTGAGAAACAGAGTTCATCAAACTCTAGAAAATCTACTGTTATTGAAAA TTCACATATACGACTGCTTTCGGGACTTGATTGGACATGGGTAGTTAACAGCAACAACGGTCTTAATGCCAGCAGTAATCCACAGTGGTTGCAACTTCAACTAGCCGCAGTTAAACTTCTTAGTGTTGCCATTCAACTTCCTGCTGATATTCTACCTcaatttcaaat GTACAAGTGGGCTTTTGTTGGACGACCTGAACTATCACAAAATGAACAGAACCCAGTAGAATTTGTCCCCCATGTTTTAAGGATAGCAAAGATAATGgattcaaaa TATGGGAGTCCAATAGAAGCATACCCAGATACCTTGTTGCCAACTGGTTCAACAGCTCGCTCATTGCAAGACCTCCATCCTTTTTTTTCTGCTCTAAGCACTGGCGAGCCACACCCATCCCTAGACAGTTCCATTAGTCAACTAGAGCAAGAGCTTGAGTTGGATTTCCTAGAGCCGATACCGTCCAGATAG